The following proteins are co-located in the Equus caballus isolate H_3958 breed thoroughbred chromosome 15, TB-T2T, whole genome shotgun sequence genome:
- the CEP68 gene encoding centrosomal protein of 68 kDa isoform X2, whose protein sequence is MALGEEKAEVETSEDTKAPSYRRWSCREQEVGTPGPVSGEQLPRLEAEGGPASPVWRAEGLPVTACCGGASPGPSGAYQPQASDASWEPGGSKPVFGCLLPPTSMGTGDLSHSVGSQMEETRLSASEELPQTLTVPRATALCSGHDADTEEDLSPVESPRVLDLSQQPHISGFPFPSRWRSGVSPGAAAPQFSSCSGSASSPGSSLQGHQEKAEPRSCSLAKVSSLELVVPQSAPSVGRPGPRLQWSPQPVFSGGDAPGLGRRRLSFQAEYWACVLPDSLPPSPDRHSPLWNPNKEYEDLLDYTYPLRPRPQLLKHLDSHVLADPVLQDSGVDLDSFSVSPASTLKSPTNISHSCPPAEATALPFSGPREPDLKRWPSGIPQKQGGMGLASRRLLASTPRAPGSTDAPWESKEPALRGVRDWLPVGKHLEVGLPQLKTWDRGWPSPGPEREKGTSQSIRHRACMDSGWKSEEEVESDDEYLALPTRLTQVSSLVSYLGSIPTVVTLPTGAPKGQSSLDVSDSDGPASLPSDSSQSQLPSRPARRGSRGPEGQNHCLLRSFVHARDSAVTGGLGSGQALGVSSGPLRTCSCLPAMLDRRAFSDPDADGQPPRRGGEQGKESLMQCVKTFCCQLEELIRWLYNVADVTNHLTPAKSNLTGLRSSLQLYRQFKKDIDEHQFLTESVLQKGEILLQCLLDNTPAVHDCNFKVEPLKFFSQL, encoded by the exons ATGGCCCtgggagaagaaaaggcagaggTAGAAACATCTGAGGACACAAAGGCCCCATCCTACAGGAGGTGGAGCTGCAGGGAGCAGGAGGTGGGCACCCCAGGGCCCGTGAGCGGGGAGCAGCTGCCACGCCTGGAAGCTGAGGGAGGGCCCGCCTCCCCTGTGTGGCGGGCAGAGGGGCTCCCTGTCACTGCCTGCTgcggtggggccagccctggtccCTCTGGAGCCTACCAGCCGCAGGCCAGTGACGCCAGCTGGGAGCCTGGTGGCTCCAAGCCTGTGTTCGGTTGCCTGCTTCCTCCTACCAGCATGGGGACTGGAGACCTTTCGCACTCCGTGGGAAGCCAG ATGGAGGAGACCAGGCTTTCTGCCTCAGAGGAGCTACCTCAGACCCTTACCGTTCCCAGAGCCACAGCCCTTTGCTCAGGACATGATGCTGACACCGAAGAGGACCTGTCCCCAGTTGAGTCACCCCGGGTGCTGGACCTCAGCCAACAGCCTCACATCTCAGGTTTCCCTTTCCCGTCAAGGTGGAGGTCTGGGGTGAGCCCAGGTGCTGCTGCTCCGCAGTTTTCCAGCTGCAGCGGCTCCGCCTCGTCCCCCGGCAGCAGTCTCCAGGGTCACCAAGAGAAGGCGGAACCTCGAAGTTGCTCCCTTGCCAAGGTCTCCTCCCTGGAGCTGGTCGTCCCCCAGTCAGCCCCCTCTGTGGGGCGGCCAGGGCCTCGGCTCCAGTGGTCGCCACAGCCTGTGTTCTCTGGGGGTGATGctcctgggctgggcaggaggcgcCTCTCCTTCCAGGCTGAGTACTGGGCCTGCGTGCTGCCGGattccctgcccccttcccccgACCGCCACTCTCCCCTCTGGAACCCGAATAAAGAGTATGAAGACCTCCTGGACTATACTTACCCACTGCGGCCCAGGCCTCAGCTCCTGAAGCACCTTGACAGCCATGTGCTGGCTGACCCTGTCCTGCAGGACTCAGGTGTGGACCTGGATAGCTTCTCTGTTTCCCCAGCAAGCACGCTGAAGTCACCCACTAATATCTCCCACAGTTGCCCACCAGCAGAGGCCACTGCCCTGCCATTCTCAGGGCCCAGAGAGCCGGACCTTAAGCGGTGGCCCTCTGGAATACCCCAGAAGCAGGGTGGCATGGGGCTGGCGTCTCGTAGACTGCTTGCATCTAcccccagagccccaggcagTACAGATGCTCCTTGGGAGAGcaaagagccagccctgaggggcGTGAGGGACTGGCTGCCTGTGGGCAAGCACCTTGAGGTGGGCCTTCCCCAGCTGAAGACATGGGACAGAGGGTGGCCTTCACCCGggccagaaagagagaaagggaccaGCCAGAGTATCCGGCACCGTGCCTGCATGGACTCTGGATGGAAAtcagaggaggaggtggaaagtGACGACGAGTACCTTGCCCTGCCCACTCGGCTGACGCAGGTTTCTAGCTTGGTTTCTTATCTAGGTTCCATTCCTACTGTGGTGACCCTGCCCACCGGGGCTCCCAAAGGGCAGAGCTCCCTGGACGTGTCAGACAGTGATGGGCCAGCTTCCCTCCCATCGGACTCCAGCCAAAGCCAGCTTCCCTCCAGGCCTGCCCGCAGAGGGTCCAGGGGCCCTGAGGGCCAGAACCACTGTTTGCTGCGCTCCTTCGTCCATGCAAGGGACTCTGCAGTGACAGGCGGTCTGGGGAGTGGCCAGGCCCTGGGGGTCTCCTCTGGACCGCTGAGAACATGTTCCTGCTTGCCAGCTATGTTGGACCGGCGGGCATTCTCAGATCCAGATGCTGACGGGCAGCCTCCCCggagaggaggagagcagggaaaaGAATCACTCATGCAGTGTGTGAAG ACATTTTGCTGTCAGCTAGAAGAGCTGATCCGCTGGCTGTATAACGTAGCAGACGTTACCAACCACTTGACTCCAGCCAAGTCCAATCTCACAGGTCTCAGGTCTTCTCTGCAGCTTTACCGG CAATTTAAGAAAGATATAGATGAACACCAGTTCCTGACGGAGAGTGTCTTACAGAAAGGAGAGATTCTTCTCCAGTGCCTGCTGGATAATACTCCAG